From the Argentina anserina chromosome 3, drPotAnse1.1, whole genome shotgun sequence genome, the window caaatCATCGTTAAaataacgaacctaccattccttccaatcaacaaaataatcccctttcatgatcatcttattataaccataaaaagttgtcgtgcatgatacacactcaagtaccatatttgtatcggcaacacgataaagaaatcttaactcattgagttcacaaccaccacagaacaccacattggattaagaattactctcaaacagttcaccagagaatcgactaatatacgcaaaaggctgtagaaaattctaccaccaccacaagagagatgcatcacgcatcctaccACCTTCACCAAAGCTTACCGTCGGAAAAGAAGTTACAGCTACCTGCTTTAAGTCGCAGGACaggtaaagaaaatatttatctcccgatagtggaacatgaaaattaggtggAATTACAGTGCAAAATAAACACAACCAAAACTGAGATATACCATACCCCTTGGTTCATGCATACCTCAAATGTATGACACATGGTCTCACGCAACGCCCCAGTGGCATCATCTATAGTATTGATTTTTCCCACAGTCGTAATACAATAAATTCAGTAAACAATTCAACAACTGAATCCTGATATTGGGTCCACCATCTCCTCCAGACTAACCCAAGATTGTTACCGCACTACCACTctaacagttgtttctttacttttatcATGACTCTTatggccaacgcattcggccaaaataactcCTATGCAAGAAGCAATATAATTGATCACTCTCTTAtcgtaaaatttatcccttgttgaacacttgagtcaacatctccttatccaacaataataatttgatgcatagagggaaaaagagcatctAAGTCTCGAATACTAacaccacttgcacttgaaaagaaaatctgattctcaaccatttctttaccggttggaaggtgcttgtcacgaaaaattcgtcaaaacaccactaagctaaggtcatctcataccttactTTCAGtagagttacttcaccgccattgcgtctcatttggacctgtggcattgtgaagttccaatccccaacaccaaaataatttaatcctgaaagatcagcgttctcatttaaatgctcatctagcaaataattaattcatattgtcacattgagatttctccatcaccttatatttcttgctcacccaagaacaatgcgtaacatcaattgtctatagccgaaccaaaacaagtttggaatgtcacgtcgacaaaatgtgaatctcaattcaataattgtattaccactttatagacgtatcatacgccctaccactctgttaccaatagcgttagagatgctagtcacgaaaattttcgttaaccacctccaacctatggtctacacatctcttacctgaacataatatctcaaccttgttaggcttcaacttagattagttgcataactaaaatctagtcctcaacatttaaacactgaacatccctcaatatagggtcaacgctctctatcaagactccttgatagttctctgccctgataggaaactatatactcaaacctgttagcattccagtatctggatcgcatgtcaaactcagagagtattgCAGCCTCTATAAGCTGATCGCACCAAtcattaagtctttgaattcatttgtcccatccatacagcgtcttcgttataggggctataacacagtatctcctgaaacgtcTCATTTACTTTGATATCACAAcgatgtctgtgatagctacttcagatccacatactcaacatatgccatgactcaaactctcatggcattatccgcctcgagtcaaagatacgaaactctggtttcctgggtctacgaaagaacccaccatgtcaaaacaatcaatcaccgcatACTGCGgaatcaaccaatcaattcctatgaTCACATCATACGTGTGATCCGAAATCacgatcaaataagcagagaactcttcacttccaatcacaataggacaagcctttcattgtctccaattcgaggaacactccaaacgcgaagtgacacataatgagtttctcatagatgtaggaatcaatcctaacatcTCCTCTACCGAACTAACAATAAAAGAGTGTtgatatcatcttcttctctttctcaaagtactcaatcatctcaaagtagaTTCCAATGTTCTCGATCTAGTGGTCCGCTACCACATAATCCAAGCCTCCACAAAATAACGGAGCTGACAGACTATTAAAgtccttgatcaacttaacacacgactatcgtcgtCTCTAACGACAGCAGCATGGTCAACCTGTTCTGCCCGTGGAGCAGCCTCTTGGTAAAGGTTCTCCATATTGCGGACTCTGCATGCAACCCTACCTCGGCCgcgacctctcgtccgtcctcggccctgttcaCGGCCcttttttccaaattcatcaccattcaacaattaacactcaatcatacatgtgaagtctcgaattcgacaaaagagatccaaccaatatcaatcatgaaattttagaagaaggtgaatcatcggagtatcgtcacaatactctttacaggaccaaaccataaggtatggctcctaacactctcgcgtacccgacgacatatcaataccgaggagcatgtgatgggtgcccgcctgcagtcggatcatcgctcccggatgatattgataatcgccaaatacacacttaggctctgataccaactgtaacgaccccaaaatttcgagcttaaaaactcaaaattctaaagtcgttaaacaccaaataatctcaaataaatcgaaatcattaaagcgtaacagcggatcacatctgagtttaaaatatgactcagtcaagccgattattacaaacccaaatgataattcaacatataacaaatggaattgtataatcctcacaacaacctcacaaataaaatcacaccaaatcacacacagaatccacgctggaacctcaccacgactggatgcgatcgacttcgagtcttcggagtcgtcactcaatcaccactactcagcacctgcggaagtatcccctacaccattgaaattggtgcaccgggattgcaacacaaacccggtaagctttacagctcgtatgagtaaaatattaaaataactctcgtctcataaaagacacaactccacatcaacacagtataatgaaaatcatgagaaaacgagcaacccatctggttactctaatactttcacaaaatggtaactaatgagcgctggtacacatccgttacccctcacttagtataccgctgatgttgggtaaccacccgccacccaacatccaaaacaagctgagtacccatgagcagataaccacccgttacctccatgcagtactatggcagacagactagagctctaactgtatcgtaactttcgcccggccaaaggctaggttccgacttgccgaacatgtacaataatctcacatcatattgtaccacacatcacgtccgaagacaaatcacaatatttcacattcttcgtgataaaatcatgtacaataatcacacatcatattgtacgttttaaaactttcacgatatatccacaataaaatcataacagtatattatatagcaaactatatatattcgtatttatttaccatttatacaatatatacatagtccactatatcctatacatgtcatatttcataaacacctgaaaaattacgtacgataatctcacatcatatcgtaccattaaaatcacacatgcacaattttttttctgtcaccgaaatgactatttttaatgaattaataacagtatgtaatttaatgaactatatatatgtatatgtatttattaccattatactgtatatacgtagtccactaagttatatacatgttgtaattcattaaataaacacacttgcaaaaatgttgaatcaccacgagggtagattcgtaattcagtgagattttactcaccttctttcctgcgtgcaacttccacgaccctgaaagtaatttcctcactcgtttcatcagtcacctaatagcacgataaatgcttagaaaatgatacttcaaatatcaggtgacgagttcagcagagctaaatgttgttcataaaacattgttcacggaacactgttcatgtttactaatcactgtttttactaaaccactgctcacagttactgttttaccaaaacactgttcaaagttactgttacagatcactattcacagttactgttacatatcactattcatgcggagttactattcacagtcactattcattcggcgttactgttcaccgaccgccaccaatcatcaccaaatttcaccaccacaacctaaacaacatttccaacaacttcctagttgacaccaaggtctaaatccgagtctaaacagtccaaacaacgaagaacacaaaatcggcactattcacaaaccctagaaattgaaattttgattcgggtacttacacttcgatttggctcgattccttttgtgggaatgttgctgggactgagacaagcaaaaccccccaagaatctcgagccatggtggccggaggaggcggcgccgccacagcagtaacttccggcggttgctacaccgtgtgtggttgtcgccggagtgcaaggcgtagcccaaaagatggagctcgtcgagcccgtcagtttgataggtggcacgacacgaggcgacgtcggatggtggagaaatcggccggagaaggttttttgggtcgggtgaacagtaccgagctcgggtgaacagtaacccgagctgatttttagaaaaaatctgatttttaatctcctttccttccttttatactatttccaaaatcggaaacgaacttccgacgttaataactttcgcgtccgatgtccgattcgaacgcgtgacgtgtccacgaactcgtatcgatgagctctacgactttcgtgaaggaagttttctcaaccgagcaacggaataaaagtcgatctatacgttgcggtaacgttacgttttctaattaaacaatccgagaacgttttcgttttcgtttcgaaatgtcgcaaacctccaattgtcgtctagaattaatttcacaagtttaacactttgaaaatactcgacatttagtttctaaaaattcgggttattacaattaaTATGAACCGCATGCTAATTATATGTAAAAACATTACATCCGTGTTAAAGTTTGTCCTCAATTTTCATAAGGGATAAATTACATGGAATTGCGACCCTACTCACCAAATCCTTTGTTTAAAAATAAGTATTGGCAGAGAATCACTCAATCCAAACAGGTTGGTTCGAAGAATGTAATTCCAATATGAAAATCCAAATAGGTTGCTGTCGCTCGGTCCTTTTCTTTCAAGAGTTCAAGAATTTACGTGAGGGAGGGAGCAATACTTTGTTAACTATCTTACCTAATGTCGGTATCTGCATGAAAgtgcacatatatataatgccTCCTCCACAAGCATTGCTTTACATTTCCAACTGTTTTGCTCGATATTATCGTTGCTTCGTTTAAATACCCCTAATCTACAATAACACTTCTCTCTTTCGATGGAGATGGAATCAGCATTTAGTGCTTCACCTAATTTCCAATTACCTCCTGGTTTCAGATTCCATCCATCTGACGAAGAACTCATTGTTCACTACCTAAAAAGAAAAGTCACCTCACGGCCACTTCCAGCACACTTGATCACTGAAATCGATCTCTATAAGTATAATCCATGGGAACTACCAAGTCAGTTCTGCAGCATTCACTCGTTTCCTTAATCGTTCTTATATTCAGATAAAACAGTAATATCTGAATGTATTATTGCTTGTTTCATGACTTGGCTTGTGCAGAGATGGCTTTGTTTGGGGAGGATGAATGGTACTTCTTCAGCCCGAGGGAAAGGAAGTATCCGAATGGGGAGAGGCCTAATAGAGCAGCAGCTTCTGGTTATTGGAAGGCTGCTGGAAGTGACAAGCCAATTATCACCTCTTGTGGAATATCGAAGCGCATAGGAGTAAAGAAGGCTCTGGTCTTCTACACTGGTCGAGCTCCAACAGGAGCTAAAACTGAATGGATCATGATCGAATACAGACTTCTCGACAATTCAATTAAACCCTCAAGATCAAAAGGGTCTATGAAAGTAAGTAAGAATTTCAATGCACTAGTGAGATTATATTGCGTATATTTGTTTAGCCTAAAGATTTGTCTACTTTATGTTGTATATAACTACATTTTTGATgtactacgtatatatattttcttggaTAAAACCCATGTTATTAGATAAATGACAAATACAAATGTGATCGAATGCTTGGATAATGATAAGTGCTTTATTATCTCACAGTTGGATGATTGGGTACTATGTCGGGTTCAACAGAAAGGAAACACATCAAAGAATAAATGTAACAGCCAAGGCTCTAGCCCTGAAAATTGGAGTTGCCCACAGAAAGTTGAGCAGACAAATCATGCATATGCCAACCCTAACACTGAGATAATCAATGATTTCCTTTACAAAGACTGTACACTATTAGCTTCCATCCTTGCCGGTCAAGCTCCACCTATTCCAGGTGTGAGCTTCGAACGGACAAACGACGGCTATGAAGTTGGTCCTAACTGTAAGGTAAACTCCACGATATCCATTTCTCCGCGGGGCCTTATTTCTGACACACTTGAAAGAAAAAGTCGAGAAGAAATTACAGAAGAAAATCCCTTTCGGCTCGATAACTATTTAGCCAGCAAGAAGAATGATGAGGATCTTCTTCCCCACAAGAGAATGgaagaaaaatatatcaacTGCTACAATCACAACAACTTTCAAAATGATATACTCAAAGCTGATCCAATAGATACCACTGACTATGAAGAACTCAATGAAATTACCATCCTTAATTGGTAGGTACTATTCAGAAATCTGAGTGTCCTTGATCACGTTGTATGCTGAAATGCAAGGTGTATATTACATGGATCGATCGGCGTCCATGTCTGGACTGGACAATGAATATACCCAGAAGTAATCTATAGATTGGTGACTTCATATCTAGGGTTTGTGTATAGTTTGCTGTTGTCTTTATTACAACACTAAAATAATCATATATAGCTAGTCTCATAGCGCGCTCTACTGATCGTGAAAGTTATGATTCACACAGCAtggatttatttatttaataattcagAATCGCATGCATAatgatgtttatttatttaataattcagAATCGCAACTTCAATTCGCAAATTATTATTTCTTATGTGGTTATCAATTTGTTTTATAGTAAATATTCATGCAAACACAAAACATACGTATAACTATCTTACTTACATACCAATTAACATATTGATtataagaacaagaacaaaattgGTCACTCCTCCAACTTTTAGTAACTTGACAGTTTAGTCATTCATATTTTAATTTCAACTGATTATTCCTCATACTTTCAAATTCTATACAATTTAGTCATTCAGTTAAGTCTTCATCCAATTGTACCGTTAAGTTGTTGACTTGacaaacattacataaaaggaaaaaaaaactacttaATGATGCAATTGAAATGAGACTTAACGgaataatcaaattatttaaaatttgaaagtataacgagtgatcagttgaaattgaaatataaatgACTAAACTATCGAGTTACTAAAAATCGGAGGAGTGACCACTATTTTGTTCTAATTATAATTATCCTCAAGCAACCAAAACTAACAACAAGTATTGCGAGGCCATATCTGAACAAAAATGTAGAAAAGATCGATACGAAGAGGACCCTTAAATAGGGATGAATATTGTACCAGAACAAATATGGTCTGATTAACTGGCATGGTGAAGCATTTTATAAGTAACTTCATCTCAGTATActgaaaaaatgaagagaaaaaaaaattatattactaaaaataaatttgtgCAGAAGATTTGAAAATGTAGATATGTAAATCTGTGAGAACTTATATGTGGCCAATTTGGTTTGCATGAATACGTCAACCTACATATCTACTAATAGATTGGCAGCATTAAGATAATCATATCACTTAATAAAggaaaaatcaaattaaaacGCCACGTTTTAAGATCGAATTTTTCACAATCTAGTAGAATTttgtttattgaatatcagtgtaataaccctaaatttcaaacaacatttgagtggatttgaattctataaaattgtgaaatttaaattagaatggatgtgattggttacgacgttatgaaacgagtaacggatacgttatcggaacgtttaattcgaaaaacgttacgtttccgaacgattatatcgacttttattccgttgctcggtttcgaaaactttcttcacgaaagttgtagagctcgttgatacgagttcgtggatatgtgacgcgttctaatcggacgacgtacgtaaaagttattaacgtcggaagttagtttccgatttggaaactagtataaatagagtgTTTatggattagggtttccatatttagaaacactctctctctcttcgggCCGCCTCCCTCTCACCTTCTCTCTCGCCCTCTCCCCGATTTTCTTCCTTCCTCAGAAATCtcaccggcgatctcgccgACCGGTGGCCCGTGTCACACACGGCTCTCCTCAAAAGCCTCGCACGGCCCTCCTCGTCAAACCCCGAGGAGATCGTGCCCTTCCCCGTCCCCATTCATCACATCGACGCACCCCGTCCTCTGCCTCGAATCGCCACCACTCGAACCGTCCTCCGACGAAGCTAGGGTGCAGAGCAGGCGCACCTCCGTCACTCCTCAACCCCTGCAACACCACGATCGAGGAAGAAGGCGCGACGGAACGATCGGTGACCCATCTCACACCGACAACGAATCGAAGCTCCACCGTTCAATCTAGGTAAGGAttgatgagattgattgattgtGTGTGGTTGTTCAATGTTTTGGGAATGATTGGGAGAATTTTAGATCGATTGGGAAGTTTTTGGAGGAGGATCGGAGGTGTAGGTGGAAAATGGAggaccgccgccttaggcggcgcgtgtgggagcgtgGAGTGGTTTATAGGCGGTGTGAGGCCGTAAGAAGGGtggaggaaggaagaggagaagaaatgGAGCGGCGGTGGCAAGCTACGCGCCGTtcctgggctcggcgcgtgtgccccacgcgcggctgccggcgggtggcgcgtgtaccccacgcgccgccacgtgcggcggtgcgtAAACAGTAGtccgagaagggtattttggtaatttactatgtatggtaaatgtaaatgtaatttttatttacgtactgtaaatgtaaataaattttacctacggtgaatgtaaatataaattactttcagtaaatgtaaaaagtaatttgtaaaaagataatttagtaaattttatttactgagattgtatttacatttaaacagtacgtatacatacagaaatacgtatataatatttatacatacagaaatacgtatataatatttatgcatacagaaatacgtatataatatttatgcgtacagaaatacgtatataatatttatgcgtacagaaatacgtatataatatttatacgtacagaaatacgtattatggtatatttgtacagtaaccgtgaatagtaacagtgaacagtaaccctgaacagtaacttcgtaaaaccgaaaattgctgaacagtatccaattattactgtttcggcatttaaaggtttacgaaacgattctaaattcttctcttatcttttcaaggtgatcgttaaatcgaggaaaggaattatcttcgagaattgtggaattacgctcaagtcaataaggtgagtaaaatctcactgaattacgaatctaccctcgtggtgattcaacatttttgcaagtgtgtttatcaaatgaattacaacacgtatataatttagtggactacatatatacagtataatggtaataagtacatatatatatatagttcattaaattacgtactgttattaattcattaaaaatagtcatttcgatgacgaaagattgtgtattgagcatgagttgtgaaatatgacatgtataagatatagtggactatatatacattgtataaatggtaaataagtacgaatatatatagtttactatataatatactgttatgattttattgtgattatatggAGCATGTGAATGAatcgtacaatatgatgtgagattattgtacgtgatttttaacattgagattgttaaaatgtgaattgtcttcggacctgattgttggtacaatatgatgtgagattattgtacgtgtttggcaagtcggaacctagcctttggccgggcgaaagttacgatacagttagagctctagtctgtctgccttagtactgcatgtgaggtaacgggtggttatctgctcatgggtactcatattgttttggatgttgggtagcgggtggctatccaatatcggcggtgtattacgagaggggtaacagatgtgtaccagcgttcttggtacccataatataaatgcatttgggtaaccagaagggttacttaatttctcatgagcgttttatttcatatttctttgggacgaccagatgggccgtccattgactcatgagtgcatttatatttgtttgatttctggattttcgtatattttgatatgcgaattatattgtcattttactcatacgagttgtaaagcttaccgggtttgtgtttacaatcccggtgcaccaatccgatggtgtaggggataactctgcaggtgctgattagtggaggttgagtgacgactacagaggctcgaagttgTCCGTATCCTactgtggtgaggttttagcgtggatttgtgtgtgagaatttgtgtaattttatttgtgagatttgtgagtgatttgtgaggattattacattttcattttatgtatggattataaatttgggttgtaataattggttgtctgagttgtattgagaactcagaattgatccgctgttacattttaatgatttcgatttatttgagattattttgtgtttaacgactttagaattttgagtttttgaactcgaaattttggggtcgttacagttggtatcagagcctaagtgcgtatttggcgattatcaatatgatccgggagcgatgatccgactgcaggcgggcacccatcacatgctcctcggtattgatatgtcgtcgggtacacGAGAGtgtttaggagccatacctcacggtttggtcctctagggagtatcgtgatgatacttcgatgattcgtCTGATTTTAGAATGTCATGTTGATATCTTTTGGATCTGTGTTGGTTGAGTTCGAGATTTCttgagtattgactaagtatattgtttttgaaggtgatgaatgctgataagggccgaggacagggccgaggacgggcgagaggccgaggtcgaggtaggaccacaggccgagtccgcaacgtggagaacctttatgaggaggctgctccacaggaagagcAGGTTGAGCCTGCtgctgcggttagagatgatggacgagtgttgaagctgatcaaggatatcagtGCACTCTCAGCGCCTACTTTTCATGgtggactagatcatatggtagctgaccattggatcgagggcatGGAGacatattttgagatgatagagtgcacatcgattgagaagagaaagatagctactttCTTTCTAAGAGATGATGCTCTagactggtggaagagcatgagacagacagtTGATGtgactacattcacatgggaggGTTTCACTGCCCTTTTCCGAGAGAAGTACTTTCCAGTCTCCGTACAGGAGAACATGGAGCTTGAGTTTCTGGCActggtacagggagacatgaccgttagagagtatgatgctcgattttCGCAGCTGtaccggtatgtcaggcctatgagTGCGACCTCTTtggctcagaagtatctacgtgggctgaagcaagagtacaagaccatg encodes:
- the LOC126787342 gene encoding NAC transcription factor 32-like, with the protein product MESAFSASPNFQLPPGFRFHPSDEELIVHYLKRKVTSRPLPAHLITEIDLYKYNPWELPKMALFGEDEWYFFSPRERKYPNGERPNRAAASGYWKAAGSDKPIITSCGISKRIGVKKALVFYTGRAPTGAKTEWIMIEYRLLDNSIKPSRSKGSMKLDDWVLCRVQQKGNTSKNKCNSQGSSPENWSCPQKVEQTNHAYANPNTEIINDFLYKDCTLLASILAGQAPPIPGVSFERTNDGYEVGPNCKVNSTISISPRGLISDTLERKSREEITEENPFRLDNYLASKKNDEDLLPHKRMEEKYINCYNHNNFQNDILKADPIDTTDYEELNEITILNW